A stretch of the Papaver somniferum cultivar HN1 chromosome 6, ASM357369v1, whole genome shotgun sequence genome encodes the following:
- the LOC113286278 gene encoding uncharacterized protein LOC113286278 — MRMKKTFTTPLLFQSKLVCFSLVYLFTTLFLALHSSLSSTKCMFRSSPFDPIQTPLFSYPTTYGEHKYAIPTVRSSCNSPVFFSDYWVVLKEIQDFMQNSFSSSSLPKYMSAGKGNSFGGNFSIQERMSYYNRVDDEVEVPCGFMKEFPVSNHDRIAMESCNGVVVVSAVFGDHDKIRQPKGLGSKTLETVCFFMFVDEHTYKGLNSHNLLTNTAEQEQNLGAWRIVRVFGELPYTNPAMNGVIPKHLVHRLFPNSKFSIWLDAKLQLMVDPLLLIHSLVITENVDMAISKHPYFIHTLEEAMATARWKKWWDIDSLKNQMETYCENGMKPWSHKKQPYPSDVPDTALILRKHGAANNLYSCLLFNELGAFNPRDQLAFAFVRDQMSLKLKMNMFEVEVFEQIAIEYRHTIKRVGGGSGQSKNVGLKTKMATSSLNLLPQNETNNRNGRKCEKYLLEIWGDFSHELN; from the exons ATGAGGATGAAGAAAACATTCACAACACCTCTTTTATTCCAATCAAAACTAGTTTGTTTCTCTCTTGTTTATCTCTTCACAACTCTATTTCTTGCTCTGCATTCATCGCTTTCCTCTACTAAATGTATGTTCAGATCTTCACCCTTTGATCCGATCCAAACTCCACTGTTCTCTTACCCTACCACTTATGGCGAACACAAATATGCAATCCCAACCGTCCGTTCTTCATGCAattcccctgttttcttctcag ATTATTGGGTCGTATTGAAAGAGATCCAAGATTTCATGCAGAATTCTTTCTCTTCATCATCACTTCCAAAATACATGTCAGCAGGAAAGGGAAATAGTTTTGGTGGAAACTTTAGTATCCAAGAAAGAATGTCTTATTATAATCGTGTGGACGATGAAGTCGAAGTTCCATGTGGATTCATGAAGGAATTTCCAGTTAGTAACCATG ACAGAATTGCCATGGAAAGTTGCAATGGAGTAGTGGTGGTCTCAGCTGTGTTCGGCGACCACGACAAAATTCGGCAACCCAAGGGACTTGGatcaaaaaccctagaaactgTATGTTTCTTTATGTTTGTAGATGAACATACATACAAAGGTCTTAACTCGCATAACCTCCTTACGAACACAGCTGAGCAAGAACAAAATTTAGGTGCATGGAGAATAGTTAGAGTTTTCGGGGAACTTCCCTATACAAATCCTGCAATGAATGGAGTTATACCTAAGCATTTGGTTCATAGACTGTTTCCCAATTCAAAATTTAGTATTTGGTTAGATGCTAAATTACAGTTAATGGTAGACCCTTTGTTGTTGATACATTCTCTTGTCATAACGGAGAACGTCGATATGGCTATCTCTAAGCATCCCTATTTTATTCACACATTAGAAGAAGCTATGGCTACTGCAAGATGGAAAAAATGGTGGGATATTGATTCGTTGAAGAATCAAATGGAAACTTATTGTGAAAATGGAATGAAGCCATGGTCACACAAGAAGCAACCTTATCCTTCAG ATGTACCTGATACAGCATTAATACTAAGAAAACATGGAGCTGCAAACAATCTTTATTCATGTCTGTTGTTCAATGAATTGGGAGCGTTTAACCCAAGAGATCAACTGGCTTTTGCATTTGTTAGAGATCAAATGAGCCTAAAGTTGAAGATGAATATGTTTGAGGTTGAAGTGTTTGAACAGATTGCCATTGAATACAGACACACCATTAAACGTGTTGGTGGTGGAAGTGGGCAATCAAAGAATGTGGGATTAAAAACAAAAATGGCCACCTCTTCACTAAATTTACTACCACAGAATGAGACTAACAATAGAAATGGAAGGAAATGTGAGAAGTATCTATTGGAAATATGGGGAGATTTTTCCCatgaattgaattga